A genome region from Fusarium musae strain F31 chromosome 5, whole genome shotgun sequence includes the following:
- a CDS encoding hypothetical protein (EggNog:ENOG41) has translation MSHQVNGDVSAAQYSAFVQHLLNYPVISDGVHTFKSNEFGQRSIKLTDAAYQTFAAPVVPYFAKPYQYVSPYVQKVDSLGDKTLDRIDEKFPVVKKPTDELYQDTRALILFPIQKGLEGKDHVFQVYNSEIKKVEQGGLVAHGKAAVTTVLVVSNETLSWLSSFLHQKKAETTTAVNEKINQ, from the exons ATGTCTCACCAAGTTAATGGCGACGTGAGCGCTGCTCAGTATTCTGCCTTCGTCCAG CATCTCCTCAACTACCCTGTCATCAGCGACGGCGTCCACACCTTCAAGTCCAACGAATTCGGCCAGCGCTCCATCAAGCTCACCGACGCTGCTTACCAGACCTTCGCCGCTCCCGTCGTCCCCTACTTCGCCAAGCCCTACCAATATGTCTCTCCCTATGTCCAGAAGGTCGACTCCCTAGGCGACAAGACCCTCGACCGTATCGATGAGAAGTTCCCCGTCGTCAAGAAGCCCACCGATGAACTCTACCAAGATACCCGCgctctcatcctcttcccaaTTCAGAAGGGTCTTGAGGGTAAGGACCACGTCTTCCAGGTCTACAActctgagatcaagaaggtcgaGCAAGGTGGCCTCGTCGCGCACGGAAAAGCTGCCGTTACCACCGTCCTCGTCGTTAGCAACGAGACTCTCTCTTGGTTGAGCTCTTTCCTGCatcagaagaaggccgagacCACCACTGCCGTCAACGAGAAGATTAACCAGTAA
- a CDS encoding hypothetical protein (EggNog:ENOG41), which translates to MPPTHAQQGVMFRTKTNKGNPFSVIKVRFDEKPERIPPGAHCVYDRYGDNVPFTCGQRYLLSDKTTQEIWSDDQVRFVEKYDDIDWDGLVPYGPFPDGKWKLRILGHKAKLDDVVAGELHLIEIELSTPKAGSEKVYKEVTEYLREHDVLLCDPQASKTLRLFRHMGYIDDEDTWSEEL; encoded by the coding sequence ATGCCCCCGACTCATGCGCAACAAGGCGTCATGTTCCGTACAAAGACGAACAAAGGAAATCCGTTTTCCGTCATCAAGGTGCGCTTCGATGAGAAACCAGAGCGCATTCCCCCTGGCGCCCATTGCGTCTATGATCGATACGGAGACAACGTCCCATTCACTTGTGGTCAACGGTACCTCCTAAGCGACAAGACGACCCAAGAGATCTGGAGCGATGACCAAGTTCGCTTTGTAGAAAAGTACGACGATATTGACTGGGATGGCCTTGTACCCTACGGGCCTTTCCCAGATGGCAAGTGGAAGTTGAGAATACTGGGTCACAAAGCGAAGCTGGATGATGTTGTAGCTGGGGAGCTTCACCTTATAGAGATTGAACTGTCTACCCCGAAAGCCGGATCTGAGAAGGTGTATAAGGAGGTCACTGAATATCTGAGAGAACACGATGTATTGCTATGCGACCCCCAGGCGTCGAAGACACTGCGCTTGTTTCGGCATATGGGATAcattgatgacgaagataCTTGGAGCGAGGAACTTTAG
- a CDS encoding hypothetical protein (EggNog:ENOG41), translated as MSVTRAVRKVFLAVEQSEGAGARVRRSIGTPQLRNFSPFLMLDHFSVKPGAGFPDHPHRGQETITYLLEGGMDHEDFAGNRGTLSAGDLQFMTAGKGIVHAEMPRQNEDGSANVGLQLWVDLPKDLKACEPRYRDLRGSEIPIAKVDDDKVTVKVISGQSHGIDSVKDLAYTPVWFLDIEIRPGGKITQPLPANWNAFAYTLEGDVIVGKDDQRRVVEQYHNIVFEPQGDVVHFEVDAGASKPARLALIAGIPLDQPVIQYGPFVLTSKEDVAKALFDYQTHSNGFERAENWQSEIGKSMMD; from the exons ATGTCTGTCACTCGAGCTGTTCGCAAGGTCTTCCTGGCCGTTGAGCAGTCCGAAGGAGCTGGTGCCCGTGTTCGTCGCTCAATTGGCACCCCTCAGCTCCGCAACTTTTCTCCTTTCCTCATGCTCGATCACTTCTCCGTGAAGCCTGGTGCTGGTTTCCCtgaccatcctcatcgtggCCAGGAGACTATCACATATCTCCTAGAGGGTGGCATGGATCATGAGGATTTTGCTGGAAACAGGGGTACTCTGTCCGCTGGTGACCTCCAATTCATGACCGCTGGAAAAG GCATTGTGCACGCTGAAATGCCCCGACAGAACGAGGATGGCAGCGCAAATGTCGGTCTTCAACTTTGGGTTGACCTTCCCAAGGACCTGAAGGCTTGCGAACCTCGGTATCGCGACCTCCGTGGCTCTGAGATCCCCAtcgccaaggttgacgatgacAAGGTCACTGTCAAGGTTATTTCTGGCCAGAGTCACGGCATCGACTCTGTCAAGGATCTCGCCTACACACCCGTCTGGTTCCTCGACATTGAGATCCGCCCTGGTGGCAAGATCACCCAACCTCTCCCTGCAAACTGGAACGCCTTTGCCTACACTCTCGAGGGAGATGTTATTGTTGGCAAGGATGACCAGCGACGTGTTGTCGAGCAGTACCATAACATTGTCTTCGAGCCGCAGGGAGATGTTGTTCACTTTGAGGTTGACGCTGGTGCCTCGAAACCCGCTCGACTAG CCCTCATCGCTGGTATCCCTCTTGATCAGCCTGTCATCCAATACGGTCCTTTTGTCCTCACTTCCAAGGAGGACGTCGCCAAAGCTCTTTTCGACTACCAAACCCACTCTAATGGTTTTGAGCGAGCTGAGAACTGGCAGAGTGAGATTGGCAAGTCCATGATGGACTAA
- the RNR1 gene encoding ribonucleotide-diphosphate reductase subunit rnr1 (EggNog:ENOG41), protein MFVRKRDGRQERVQFDKITARVSRLCYGLDMDHVDPVAITQKVISGVYGGVTTVQLDDLAAETAAYMTVTHPDYAILAARIAVSNLHKQTKKQWSAVVSDLYHYVNPKNGRPSPMISKETYECVMRHKEELDSAIVYDRDFQYQYFGFKTLERSYLLKIDGKIVERPQHMIMRVSVGIWGDDIERVLETYNLMSSKFFTHASPTLFNAGTPQPQLSSCFLVDMKDDSIEGIYDTLKTCAMISKMAGGIGLNVHRIRATGSYIAGTNGTSNGVVPMLRVFNNTARYVDQGGNKRPGAFAIYLEPWHSDVFEFLDLRKNHGKEEVRARDLFLALWIPDLFMKRVEKNGDWTLMCPNECPGLADCYGEEFEALYEKYEKEGKGRKTIKAQKLWYAILEAQTETGNPFMLYKDACNRKSNQKNLGTIRSSNLCTEIIEYCAPDEVAVCNLASLSLPSFINYDEACYDFKKLHKVSQVVIRNLNKIIDVNHYPVQEARNSNMRHRPIGLGVQGLADAFLALRMPFESPEARELNKQIFETIYHAALTASVQLAKEEGPYSTFKGSPASEGILQFDMWNVKPSDLWDWETLREEVKTHGIRNSLLLAPMPTASTSQILGNNECFEPYTSNIYQRRVLAGEFQVVNPWLLKDLVDMGLWSDAMKNRIIAENGSIQNIPNIPADVKALYKTVWEISQRQVVQMAADRGAFIDQSQSLNIHMKDPTMGKITSMHFAGWKLGLKTGMYYLRTQAAAAPIQFTVDQQALKLADSNSAQIKPLKKRAPPAGSSYLMSSPSTMGRTELNGSRTGSQDSGLNGNAAKGLHGTTTVPGRAPTIKADVEEGDSPKALPTEPAEKVQEEELGIKKDQSEDQDKDNEDRERDIYSEAVLQCE, encoded by the exons ATGTTCGTCAGAAAGAGAG ATGGACGCCAAGAACGTGTCCAGTTCGACAAGATCACTGCTCGTGTCTCGAGACTGTGTTACGGTCTTGACATGGACCACGTTGACCCCGTAGCCATCACTCAGAAGGTTATCTCCGGTGTCTACGGAGGTGTCACTACCGTGCAATTGGACGATCTT GCCGCCGAGACTGCTGCATACATGACTGTCACACATCCCGACTATGCCATTCTTGCCGCCCGCATTGCCGTCTCCAACCTTCACAAGCAGACCAAGAAGCAATGGTCCGCTGTTGTGAGCGACCTCTACCACTATGTGAACCCCAAGAACGGCCGGCCGTCGCCCATGATCTCCAAGGAGACTTATGAGTGCGTCATGCGACATAAGGAGGAGTTGGACTCTGCCATTGTCTATGACCGCGATTTCCAATACCAATACTTTGGCTTCAAGACTTTGGAGCGATCATACCTCCTCAAGATTGACGGTAAGATTGTCGAGCGCCCTCAGCACATGATCATGCGTGTGTCTGTTGGTATCTGGGGTGATGATATCGAGCGAGTCTTGGAGACATACAATCTGATGTCCAGCAAGTTCTTCACGCATGCTTCCCCCACGCTCTTCAATGCCGGCACCCCTCAGCCCCAATTGTCATCTTGCTTCTTGGTTGATATGAAGGACGACAGTATTGAGGGAATCTACGATACTCTCAAGACCTGTGCCATGATCTCCAAGATGGCTGGTGGTATTGGTCTGAATGTGCACCGTATCCGTGCTACTGGCTCATACATCGCCGGTACCAACGGTACATCGAACGGTGTTGTTCCTATGCTTCgtgtcttcaacaacactgCTCGGTATGTCGACCAGGGCGGCAACAAGCGACCCGGTGCTTTTGCCATCTACCTCGAGCCTTGGCATTCTGATGTCTTCGAGTTCCTTGATCTCCGTAAGAACCACGGTAAGGAGGAGGTCCGTGCCCGTGACCTTTTCCTTGCCCTCTGGATCCCTGATCTTTTCATGAAACGTGTTGAAAAGAACGGTGATTGGACACTAATGTGCCCCAATGAGTGCCCTGGCCTCGCCGACTGCTACGGAGAGGAGTTCGAGGCTCTGTACGAAAAGTAcgagaaggagggcaagggtcgcaagaccatcaaggctCAGAAGCTTTGGTACGCCATTCTTGAGGCCCAGACTGAGACCGGAAACCCATTCATGCTCTACAAGGATGCTTGCAACCGCAAGAGCAACCAAAAGAACCTCGGTACCATCCGAAGTTCCAACCTTTGCACTGAAATTATCGAGTACTGTGCCCCCGACGAGGTCGCTGTCTGCAACCTTgcttctctgtctctgcccTCCTTCATCAACTACGATGAGGCTTGCTACGACTTCAAGAAGTTGCACAAGGTCAGTCAGGTAGTTATTCGCAACCTGAACAAGATCATCGATGTGAACCACTATCCTGTCCAGGAGGCTCGCAACAGTAACATGCGCCACCGACCcattggtcttggtgttcaGGGTCTTGCCGATGCTTTCCTTGCTCTGCGTATGCCCTTCGAGTCACCCGAGGCTCGTGAGCTCAATAAGCAGATCTTTGAGACCATTTATCACGCTGCCCTCACTGCCTCTGTGCAGTTGGCTAAGGAGGAGGGACCCTACTCTACCTTCAAGGGTTCCCCCGCCTCTGAGGGTATCCTCCAGTTTGACATGTGGAACGTCAAGCCCTCTGATCTCTGGGACTGGGAGACTCTTCGAGAGGAAGTCAAGACACACGGTATCCGTAACAGTCTGCTCCTTGCTCCTATGCCTACTGCCAGTACTTCCCAGATTCTGGGCAACAACGAGTGCTTCGAGCCTTACACCTCCAATATCTACCAGCGCCGTGTTCTCGCTGGTGAGTTCCAGGTTGTCAACCCCTGGCTGCTCAAGGACCTTGTCGACATGGGTCTGTGGTCCGATGCTATGAAAAACCGCATCATTGCTGAGAATGGTTCCATCCAGAACATCCCCAACATCCCTGCCGATGTCAAGGCCCTATATAAGACTGTTTGGGAGATTTCTCAGCGCCAGGTCGTCCAGATGGCTGCTGATCGAGGTGCCTTTATTGATCAGTCCCAATCACTGAACATCCACATGAAGGACCCCACGATGGGCAAGATCACCAGTATGCACTTTGCAGGCTGGAAGCTTGGCCTCAAGACCGGCATGTACTACCTTCGTAcacaggctgctgctgctcctatTCAGTTCACCGTTGATCAGCAGGCTCTCAAGCTTGCCGATTCCAATTCGGCTCAGATCAAGCCTCTGAAGAAGCGTGCTCCTCCTGCTGGTTCAAGCTACCTCATGTCCTCGCCCTCAACTATGGGACGTACTGAACTTAACGGTAGCAGGACTGGCTCCCAAGACAGCGGTTTGAATGGCAATGCGGCCAAGGGCCTGCATGGTACTACGACGGTACCCGGACGTGCACCAACCATCAaggctgatgttgaggagggtgACAGCCCCAAGGCTCTTCCCACTGAGCCTGCCGAGAaggttcaagaagaagagctgggcatcaagaaggatcagTCTGAGGATCAAGACAAGGACAATGAGGATCGTGAGCGCGATATCTACTCGGAGGCCGTCCTGCAGTGTGAGTGA
- a CDS encoding hypothetical protein (EggNog:ENOG41), with the protein MASSPTPQPVEGSGYKPRYIDIGINLTDPIFRGKYHGKERHPDDLDAIIGRAREVGCTKLIVTGSDLGNSRDALTLAKDYPGTIFSTAGIHPCSSSVFSEAGPSHESEHTTPCDPDPSAPVSEEHPPCPTKTGKLIRDLTSLVTEAQASSQKSLVAMGEFGLDYDRLHYCSMSIQLHSFAAQLQVAASISPQLPLFLHSRAAHNDFVRLLKEAFGEKLEKLEKGGVVHSFTGTAEEMRELMDLGLYIGINGCSFKTAENCAVVKEVHLDRLMIETDGPWCEVRPSHEGYKYLIEKKETPNTENQQNGTAAAAESTQKPQKQSKKNQKKEPEVPERYKTVKKEKWEEGAMVKGRNEPCNIERVAKIIAGIKGVSIEEVCEAAWKNTVTVFGLEES; encoded by the exons ATGGCTTCTTCACCAACGCCTCAGCCGGTTGAGGGCTCTGGTTACAAACCTAGATATATCGAT ATCGGTATCAACTTGACCGATCCCATCTTCCGAGGCAAATACCACGGCAAAGAGCGACACCCCGATGATCTCGATGCTATTATCGGAAGAGCCCGCGAAGTTGGTTGTACAAAACTGATAGTGACCGGCTCAGACCTTGGCAACTCTCGAGATGCCCTCACCCTTGCCAAAGATTATC CCGGAACTATATTCAGCACTGCAGGCATTCATCCCTGTAGCAGCTCTGTCTTCAGTGAAGCGGGTCCTTCTCACGAGTCTGAGCACACAACACCATGTGATCCCGATCCTTCAGCTCCGGTCTCGGAAGAGCACCCCCCTTGCCCAACAAAGACCGGTAAACTCATCAGAGACTTGACCTCTTTGGTGACAGAGGCCCAAGCATCAAGCCAGAAGAGCCTTGTGGCTATGGGTGAGTTTGGCCTTGACTATGATCGACTGCATTACTGTTCGATGAGCATCCAGCTCCATTCTTTTGCAGCTCAGCTCCAGGTTGCTGCGTCGATATCTCCTCAGCTTCCCCTGTTCCTCCACTCTCGCGCCGCCCACAATGATTTTGTCCGGCTTCTGAAGGAGGCTTTTGgtgagaagctggagaagctggagaagggcGGCGTAGTGCATAGTTTCACTGGCACAGCTGAGGAGATGCGCGAGTTGATGGACTTGGGTCTCTACATTGGCATCAATGGATGCAGCTTCAAGACTGCAGAGAACTGTGCTGTTGTCAAGGAAGTTCACCTCGACCGTCTTATGATTGAGACCGATGGACCATGGTGTGAGGTGCGACCAAGCCACGAGGGCTACAAGTATCTtatcgagaagaaagagacgCCCAATACCGAGAACCAACAGAATGGgactgccgctgccgctgagTCTACGCAAAAACCGCAAAAGCAGTCGAAGAAGAACCAGAAGAAAGAGCCCGAGGTACCGGAACGATACAAAactgtcaagaaggagaagtggGAAGAGGGAGCCATGGTCAAGGGACGCAACGAACCTTGTAATATCGAGCGTGTCGCCAAGATTATTGCAGGTATCAAGGGAGTTAGTATCGAGGAAGTTTGTGAAGCTGCATGGAAGAACACAGTGACAGTCTTCGGACTTGAAGAGAGCTAA
- a CDS encoding hypothetical protein (EggNog:ENOG41), whose translation MSNFNGRRGPNVSQYLRDLNAINRQETAHEEPFNMEEDLALFTNTQFFDFETNQTTDYQAQPLKVDIEAAQSTSPSDGMTPAPSVVGDINPNSFDFIQGDFSFPDFTSTYPSTPLNGFADGAQNFPSMQPNAPTGYQPVQQQQQASHYGQQATPQPSTEKRGSESGPGAGRGSLNFEEASRHAAEEDKRRRNTAASARFRIKKKQREQALEKSAKEMSEKVSVLESKVQQLEMENKWLKNLLVEKNEGNDEIVTLWKEFAASKSTDKSESKAKSAVKEETR comes from the exons ATGTCAAACTTCAACGGTCGTCGCGGCCCCAATGTGTCGCAGTATCTGCGCgacctcaacgccatcaacCGTCAGGAGACTGCCCACGAAGAGCCTTTCAAcatggaggaggatctcGCTCTTTTTACCAATACTCAGTTCTTCGATTTTGAGACGAACCAGACCACCGATTATCAGGCTCAACCTCTGAAGGTTGATATCGAGGCTGCTCAAAGCACCTCGCCTTCTGATGGAATGACCCCGGCCCCCtctgttgttggtgacaTCAACCCCAACAGCTTTGATTTCATTCAGG GCGATTTTAGCTTCCCCGACTTTACCAGTACCTACCCATCCACTCCTTTGAACGGCTTCGCGGATGGTGCCCAGAACTTCCCATCTATGCAGCCAAACGCCCCCACGGGCTATCAGCCCgtccagcaacagcaacaagccTCCCACTACGGTCAGCAGGctactcctcaaccttcaacTGAGAAGCGTGGCTCTGAGAGTGGCCCTGGTGCCGGCCGCGGAAGCCTCAACTTTGAGGAAGCCTCTCGCCATGCTGCCGAGGAGGACAAGCGAAGACGCAACACTGCTGCTAGTGCTCGTTTccgcatcaagaagaagcagcgcgAGCAAGCCCTCGAGAAGTCCGCCAAGGAGATGTCCGAGAAGGTTTCCGTCCTAGAGAGCAAAGTCCAACAGCTTGAGATGGAGAACAAGTGGCTCAAGAACCTTCTTGTTGAAAAGAACGAAGGCAACGATGAGATCGTCACATTATGGAAGGAGTTTGCCGCGTCCAAGTCTACCGACAAGTCCGAGTCAAAAGCTAAGTCCGCCGTCAAGGAGGAGACAAGGTGA
- a CDS encoding hypothetical protein (EggNog:ENOG41) — MLKRLPRLTITRPYNTTFAPRFSSTMSSNDQQTQTGSSEAKDANKTPLPLPAPEHAAADQGDDVTSLRVGESVKLDAMGPLVVNTDGTMGRIGNWAGMTEHERAQTLRLLGKRNKERMDVLKAKKAEEEQKSDTNADK, encoded by the coding sequence ATGCTCAAGCGGCTCCCACGTCTTACAATCACTCGTCCATACAACACTACATTTGCACCTCGCTTCTCCAGTACAATGTCAAGCAACGATCAGCAAACACAGACAGGGTCCAGCGAAGCTAAGGACGCCAACAAGACACCACTTCCTCTTCCAGCCCCAGAACATGCCGCCGCAGACCAGGGCGATGACGTGACGTCTCTTCGCGTGGGCGAGTCTGTTAAGCTCGACGCCATGGGCCCGCTCGTGGTAAACACAGATGGAACTATGGGCAGGATTGGAAACTGGGCGGGTATGACTGAGCATGAGAGAGCGCAGACGTTGAGATTGTTGGGAAAGAGGAACAAGGAGAGGATGGACGTTCTCAAGGCTAAGAaagcggaggaggagcaaaAGTCAGACACCAATGCCGATAAATGA